In Deltaproteobacteria bacterium, the following proteins share a genomic window:
- a CDS encoding patatin-like phospholipase family protein has product MQYPNSLNRMNRYVLLTVFIAFLLVIVSCVPKPTLQPSPKPAKIALVLGAGASKGFAHVGVLKILEFNKIPIHMIVGTSVGSFVGSLYAYGYDAYQLQTMSFALQREDLVDLTIPDNGFVKGEKLESYVNWALKDTAIEKLQIPFHAVATNIQTGEEIVFGTGNTGTAVRASCSIPGIFRPVKIADKTYVDGGVASPLAVDAARRYGADVVIAVDISSSLGSTAPQSTIETILQSISIMYAKMSQIQIGRADVVITPNVGHIGSADFSKRHEAILEGEKAAMEALPKINQIISKLRQEGRL; this is encoded by the coding sequence ATGCAGTATCCCAACTCTTTGAACAGAATGAACCGTTATGTATTATTAACCGTCTTCATAGCTTTCCTCCTGGTTATTGTCTCATGCGTACCCAAACCCACACTTCAGCCATCGCCTAAGCCCGCAAAGATAGCACTGGTTCTCGGAGCAGGTGCATCCAAGGGATTTGCGCATGTCGGCGTCCTGAAGATCCTTGAATTCAATAAAATTCCGATTCACATGATAGTCGGCACAAGTGTCGGCAGTTTTGTGGGGAGTCTTTACGCGTACGGATACGATGCCTATCAGCTGCAAACGATGTCCTTTGCACTGCAAAGGGAAGATCTTGTAGACCTGACGATACCTGACAACGGATTTGTTAAGGGAGAGAAATTGGAAAGCTATGTAAACTGGGCACTGAAAGATACTGCCATTGAAAAACTGCAGATCCCTTTTCACGCCGTTGCCACTAACATACAAACCGGTGAAGAGATCGTCTTCGGTACAGGCAACACGGGAACGGCAGTACGGGCAAGCTGTTCAATTCCCGGCATATTCAGGCCTGTGAAAATTGCAGACAAGACGTATGTGGATGGAGGTGTCGCAAGCCCTCTGGCCGTCGATGCCGCAAGGAGATACGGCGCCGATGTTGTCATCGCCGTGGATATCTCCTCAAGTCTTGGTAGTACTGCCCCCCAGAGTACTATAGAAACGATATTGCAATCGATAAGTATCATGTACGCTAAGATGTCTCAGATACAAATCGGCAGGGCAGATGTGGTAATCACTCCTAATGTGGGACACATAGGATCAGCCGATTTCTCCAAGAGGCACGAAGCCATCCTTGAAGGAGAGAAAGCAGCAATGGAAGCGTTGCCAAAGATTAATCAGATTATTTCAAAACTCAGGCAGGAAGGCAGACTTTAG
- a CDS encoding RNA-binding protein — MQGSKLYVGNLGYSVTIDQIQELFSNYGEVLHINIIEGKGFGFVEMSNQSEAEKAKKALNGSDFKGRSLKISEALPDRGKQKRDFRR, encoded by the coding sequence ATGCAGGGAAGCAAGCTTTACGTCGGAAATCTCGGTTACTCGGTGACCATTGATCAGATTCAGGAACTTTTTTCCAACTATGGAGAGGTACTTCACATTAATATCATCGAGGGCAAAGGATTTGGGTTTGTAGAGATGTCCAATCAATCAGAAGCTGAAAAGGCCAAAAAAGCACTCAACGGCTCTGACTTCAAGGGACGATCCTTAAAGATCAGTGAGGCACTCCCGGATCGAGGCAAGCAAAAAAGGGATTTCAGAAGGTAA